From bacterium:
GAAGATGTCATTTTTAAATTGCTTGACGAGGGTGTAAATTGTATATATGGGATAAGCTTCCAGTCGGCAGAGCTTAAAAAATACCAGGAACAGGCAAGGGAACTTGCTTTAAAAACGGCCAGGGAAAAGGCTGAAAAAATGGCGGTTGTATTAGGGCTGGCTATCGGTGACGCTGTTAAAATTACTGAAAATGCCACTGAACCGTCATGGTATTATTATTCAAGCTGGTGGCACTGGGGAACAGGGCAGTACCAGGAAATGTCAAAAAATATCCCGCAGGGTATTAAAAACACAAAATGTGAAATGGTGGATGTTTTTAAACTGGGGCAGATTACGGTTTATTCAAATGTTGATGTTACATTTTTATTAAAGAAAGAAGGAAAGGAAATTAATGAAACACCTGCACCGCAGGAAACAAATAAATAAATGAATATATTAAGTTCAAGAAAATTTATAAATTCAATTTTATTTATAATAATCGCGCATACC
This genomic window contains:
- a CDS encoding SIMPL domain-containing protein; translated protein: MKKFLIYSAVFLVMVINSPVWSQETQLSDSRAKIEVNGEAVLSVKPDRVVINFGIETFDNDIGDAKNKNNKILKKAFAVMKEDLGIQENEVQADRVSIEPKWKKDKDREELAGYVARDMFVVNLNDAEKAEDVIFKLLDEGVNCIYGISFQSAELKKYQEQARELALKTAREKAEKMAVVLGLAIGDAVKITENATEPSWYYYSSWWHWGTGQYQEMSKNIPQGIKNTKCEMVDVFKLGQITVYSNVDVTFLLKKEGKEINETPAPQETNK